Proteins encoded by one window of Musa acuminata AAA Group cultivar baxijiao chromosome BXJ2-9, Cavendish_Baxijiao_AAA, whole genome shotgun sequence:
- the LOC135621896 gene encoding myb-related protein MYBAS2-like isoform X1, with protein MAMRKGPWSEQEDLQLVRIVGLFGDRRWDFIAKVSGLNRTGKSCRLRWVNYLHPDLKRGRITPQEERLILELHSRLGNRWSRIARKLPGRTDNEIKNYWRTHMRKKAQERKRKPCPSSSLTYISAAQIELPPEVVAESSSTSALGEISDDAVEDYSMDQIWNEIAMPDMISGLSFGECKDEVYDGMCSAIPSPLWEYCSYPLWKMDDEDFRAYH; from the exons ATGGCGATGCGGAAGGGGCCGTGGAGCGAGCAGGAGGACCTGCAACTGGTACGCATTGTGGGCTTATTCGGTGACCGTCGTTGGGATTTCATAGCCAAAGTCTCAG GTCTTAATAGAACAGGCAAAAGTTGCAGGTTAAGGTGGGTAAACTACCTCCATCCTGATCTCAAACGCGGCCGCATCACCCCGCAGGAGGAGCGCCTCATCCTCGAGCTCCACTCTCGCTTGGGCAATAG GTGGTCTCGGATCGCCCGGAAGCTCCCAGGCCGCACCgataacgagatcaagaactactggaggacTCATATGAGAAAGAAGGCTCAAGAGCGGAAGAGGAAGCCGTGCCCGTCGTCGTCGCTCACCTATATCTCCGCCGCTCAAATCGAGCTTCCGCCGGAAGTTGTGGCGGAGAGTAGTAGTACTTCGGCGCTCGGAGAGATCAGTGATGATGCTGTCGAGGACTACTCCATGGATCAGATCTGGAACGAGATTGCGATGCCTGACATGATCAGTGGGCTGAGCTTCGGGGAATGCAAGGATGAAGTCTATGACGGTATGTGTTCCGCAATCCCTTCTCCTTTGTGGGAGTATTGCTCTTACCCTCTGTGGAAGATGGATGATGAGGACTTCCGGGCATATCACTAG
- the LOC135621896 gene encoding myb-related protein MYBAS2-like isoform X2, with amino-acid sequence MAMRKGPWSEQEDLQLVRIVGLFGDRRWDFIAKVSGLRGEDRLRWVNYLHPDLKRGRITPQEERLILELHSRLGNRWSRIARKLPGRTDNEIKNYWRTHMRKKAQERKRKPCPSSSLTYISAAQIELPPEVVAESSSTSALGEISDDAVEDYSMDQIWNEIAMPDMISGLSFGECKDEVYDGMCSAIPSPLWEYCSYPLWKMDDEDFRAYH; translated from the exons ATGGCGATGCGGAAGGGGCCGTGGAGCGAGCAGGAGGACCTGCAACTGGTACGCATTGTGGGCTTATTCGGTGACCGTCGTTGGGATTTCATAGCCAAAGTCTCAGGTTTGAGGGGGGAGGATAG GTTAAGGTGGGTAAACTACCTCCATCCTGATCTCAAACGCGGCCGCATCACCCCGCAGGAGGAGCGCCTCATCCTCGAGCTCCACTCTCGCTTGGGCAATAG GTGGTCTCGGATCGCCCGGAAGCTCCCAGGCCGCACCgataacgagatcaagaactactggaggacTCATATGAGAAAGAAGGCTCAAGAGCGGAAGAGGAAGCCGTGCCCGTCGTCGTCGCTCACCTATATCTCCGCCGCTCAAATCGAGCTTCCGCCGGAAGTTGTGGCGGAGAGTAGTAGTACTTCGGCGCTCGGAGAGATCAGTGATGATGCTGTCGAGGACTACTCCATGGATCAGATCTGGAACGAGATTGCGATGCCTGACATGATCAGTGGGCTGAGCTTCGGGGAATGCAAGGATGAAGTCTATGACGGTATGTGTTCCGCAATCCCTTCTCCTTTGTGGGAGTATTGCTCTTACCCTCTGTGGAAGATGGATGATGAGGACTTCCGGGCATATCACTAG
- the LOC135623769 gene encoding protein SOSEKI 5-like yields MVGLYSWSSKRSYRNGYVWQDLSEDDFIHPVRDNEYVLKGTELLHLNSSSSSGSQELFLPSSTSSKCAQEDSAASFSRGKQATRSSFYKSNTSAETTANSIDASTQTEEHKRQQRRAPVAEVERAENPKSAKVAEKHPATELSGDEVSPPPSSSSPETLEALIKADGRCIMAVRPEEKGWSVGGCLSGRVKASAVLMHLISCGSISAKANGLSLMPQYSGRLDRAESMGHMPSFRSISSEDKEVFTNKMRGDDDDGELPPVLKKSSSYDADR; encoded by the exons ATGGTTGGTTTGTACTCCTGGTCGTCCAAAAG GAGCTACAGGAACGGGTATGTGTGGCAAGATCTCTCGGAGGATGACTTCATCCACCCTGTTCGTGACAATGAGTATGTGCTCAAAGGAACGGAGCTTCTCCACCtcaactcctcttcctcctctggtTCCCAGGAACTCTTTCTCCCTTCTTCTACCAGCTCCAAATGCGCGCAAGAGGATTCTGCTGCCTCCTTTTCGAGAGGGAAGCAGGCCACCCGGAGCTCTTTCTACAAGAGCAACACGAGCGCCGAGACCACTGCAAACTCCATCGACGCGTCTACTCAGACGGAGGAGCACAAGAGGCAACAGCGGCGAGCTCCGGTGGCCGAAGTGGAGCGAGCGGAGAATCCCAAGTCTGCGAAGGTGGCGGAGAAGCACCCCGCGACCGAGCTCAGCGGAGACGAGGTCTCGCCGCCACCTTCGTCGTCCAGCCCGGAGACGCTGGAAGCGCTGATCAAGGCCGACGGCCGCTGCATTATGGCGGTCAGGCCGGAAGAGAAGGGCTGGTCGGTCGGCGGCTGCTTGAGCGGGAGAGTGAAGGCCTCCGCGGTGCTGATGCATCTGATCTCGTGCGGTTCGATCTCAGCGAAGGCGAACGGGTTGTCGTTGATGCCGCAGTACAGCGGAAGACTCGATCGTGCCGAGTCGATGGGGCACATGCCGAGCTTCCGGTCCATTAGTTCGGAGGACAAGGAGGTCTTCACCAACAAGATGCGTGGTGATGATGACGATGGAGAGCTTCCACCGGTCTTGAAGAAATCCTCATCTTACGATGCCGATCGGTAA
- the LOC135623770 gene encoding small ribosomal subunit protein uS8-like produces the protein MVRISVLNDALKSMYNAEKRGKRQVMIRPSSKVIIKFLLVMQKHGYIGEFEIVDDHRAGKIVVELNGRLNKCGVISPRFDVGVKEIEPWTARLLPSRQFGYIVLTTSAGIMDHEEARRKNVGGKVLGFFY, from the exons ATGGTGAGAATCAGTGTTTTGAATGATGCTCTCAAGAGCATGTACAATGCCGAGAAGCGTGGAAAGCGGCAGGTCATGATTAGGCCATCCTCTAAAGTGATAATCAAGTTCCTCCTTGTCATGCAGAAGCATG GATATATTGGTGAGTTTGAAATCGTAGATGACCACCGAGCTGGCAAGATAGTTGTTGAGTTGAATGGGAGATTGAACAAATGTGGCGTCATTAGCCCACGATTTGATGTTGGTGTCAAAGAGATTGAGCCATGGACTGCCAGACTACTTCCATCACGTCAG TTTGGTTACATTGTGCTGACAACATCTGCTGGAATCATGGATCATGAAGAAGCTAGGAGGAAGAACGTTGGTGGAAAAGTACTCGGATTCTTCTACTAG
- the LOC103999281 gene encoding BTB/POZ domain-containing protein At5g60050-like, which translates to MAEAAENLLKSGEVSAMIRQGFISSPRLSPTSSPPPPATATAVHPSPPRPSVPSPKSPTLFEMITHEDLARRVSSRTHPSGDQKRLRLLERIAAMIAKEGPGDVELSVSSGDGFRVPMAVHRRVLAARSRFFAEKLAGIGGGPGRPVMVEICDCDDAEVYVEVVGLMYSTDLRRSLAGEDVERVLGLLKVSVDIKFDDGISACLDHLEAIPWSEDEEEKVMSTLSKLPIRQLHESIERVLQRVSVEPSTSANADSIVVNVLHGVLQAKDKKSRRDMKALIARLLRGDLNRSDICYKNLEVPRETLYQLCHKHMDCLMLLLSEAANIVEGQGDRAALMGEVAREADNVQWLVDILIDKRIADEFVSLWANQSGLATCHSKIPCIYRFEISMITAQLCVAIGKGQILVSKDAKVSLLRTWLEALFEDFGWMKRTSSTFNKKMVEDGLSATILTLPMAEQQTILLRWFDCFLNKGDDCPNIQRAFEIWWRRAFIRQYAGEHDHSHLQMVDSDNHI; encoded by the exons ATGGCTGAGGCGGCCGAGAACCTGTTGAAGTCCGGCGAGGTCTCCGCTATGATCCGCCAAGGCTTCATCTCTTCCCCTCGCCTCTCCCCCACGTCCTCCCCTCCGCCGCCTGCCACTGCGACGGCGGTCCACCCTTCCCCTCCGCGCCCTTCGGTCCCGTCTCCCAAGTCTCCTACCCTCTTCGAGATGATCACGCATGAGGACCTCGCCCGCCGAGTCTCCTCGCGGACTCACCCCTCAGGCGACCAGAAGCGGCTCCGTCTGCTGGAGAGGATCGCCGCGATGATCGCCAAGGAGGGCCCCGGTGACGTGGAACTTTCCGTCAGCTCCGGCGACGGGTTTCGAGTTCCCATGGCAGTACACCGCCGGGTGCTGGCGGCGCGGAGCCGGTTCTTCGCGGAGAAGCTGGCGGGGATAGGAGGCGGGCCGGGGCGCCCGGTGATGGTGGAGATCTGCGACTGCGATGACGCGGAGGTGTACGTGGAGGTGGTGGGGCTGATGTACTCCACCGATCTGAGGCGGAGCCTTGCCGGTGAGGACGTCGAGAGGGTTCTAGGACTGCTCAAG GTATCTGTAGATATAAAATTCGACGATGGGATTTCGGCATGCCTTGACCATTTGGAAGCCATACCTTGGTCcgaggatgaggaggagaaggtaaTGTCCACTCTCAGCAAGCTTCCGATTCGGCAATTACATGAGTCGATCGAACGAGTCCTACAAAGGGTTTCAGTGGAGCCTTCGACTTCTGCAAATGCCGACTCCATTGTGGTAAATGTTCTGCATGGTGTTTTGCAAGCTAAGGACAAGAAATCTCGTCGAGATATGAAAGCCTTAATAGCTCGCTTGCTTAGGGGAGACCTAAATCGAAGTGATATCTGCTACAAGAATCTTGAAGTCCCGAGGGAAACCCTTTACCAATTGTGCCACAAACATATGGATTGTCTTATGCTGTTGTTATCTGAGGCTGCAAATATAGTTGAAGGTCAGGGGGATCGTGCTGCCTTGATGGGTGAGGTCGCTCGAGAAGCTGATAACGTGCAGTGGCTTGTTGACATTCTGATAGATAAGAGGATTGCTGATGAGTTTGTGAGTTTGTGGGCCAATCAGAGTGGGCTCGCCACTTGCCATTCCAAGATACCATGCATATATAGATTTGAGATCAGCATGATCACTGCTCAGCTGTGTGTTGCAATCGGCAAAGGACAAATTTTAGTGTCCAAAGATGCAAAAGTTTCTCTTTTGAGGACATGGCTGGAAGCTCTTTTTGAAGACTTTGGTTGGATGAAGAGAACTTCTAGCACTTTCAACAAGAAGATGGTAGAGGATGGGCTCTCTGCGACAATCTTGACGTTGCCCATGGCAGAACAACAAACAATTTTGTTGAGATGGTTCGATTGTTTTCTGAATAAAGGTGATGACTGTCCCAACATCCAAAGAGCCTTTGAGATCTGGTGGAGGAGAGCTTTCATTAGACAGTACGCAGGGGAACACGATCACTCTCATCTGCAGATGGTTGATTCCGATAACCACATATAA